Proteins encoded together in one Phalacrocorax aristotelis chromosome 7, bGulAri2.1, whole genome shotgun sequence window:
- the VWA5B2 gene encoding von Willebrand factor A domain-containing protein 5B2 isoform X2, with protein MPGLYALSSWEALPLKSSRVMACANGYSLSITAHLMYTNPHKEPVEGIFIYPLEESEVVAGFEAVAGSRRVTFQVQNRHRAQDCCLQCGPSPGQPRRCASGHLVLDEDAEHSTFIIVTGTLCPAESLAINLSTAQELPTGPDGALRLLLPPVLMPRVPAVPESEPASLCDDSPTSCFGGPGARSQPSPTVPAESMDVFRGQPCNPFPYEFAFELLVKGPCLLAGLESPSHALRADADPWASSATTTCVTLAEPHRYDRDLEIILYPCEPHHPHLVMEDGTMTYPEYEAHIRSRRDYMRIARKDGSGERQVVFVQKRFHKDIFLNPVLMLNFCPAAEGNPGDLQSVTREILFLVDCSSTMSSPDLDKVKEALVVALKSLPSGTLLNIAGFGTDVKPLFPSSRLCSNETVRRACEHLTGLQADAGSINLLAALGWALAQPLHHGYPRQLFLFTNAVAGNVGRILRLVRRQASTVRCFSFGMGPRVCRRLLKGMAKVSRGCAEFLSPAERLQPKLIKSLKKAIEPAISDITIDWYVPDSMEALLSPTELPALYPGDRLVSYCVLYSIARFRDRHPPGREGAHRGFRGSAFPSQEEVPSPRESCQPPQSTPGSGDASLELSTRGTEVSEQSADAISGGDIWKRIYQPSYIQEQYILTHCSVSTDRSQGLLSHSSTSSESTGSHDVAPEGGSSAPGADAVSQQGQKSLSLCESSTKSAPLPSAPAGTKVTVALSTEELVRQKKVLAQAALAGRSFSSPHGELDTHRLCQALEKVSQKRNRSLEGRLDELGSRAQQLQPSMVESNNLLSPTHLDWDMLVEPSYLFSASPTPELGEPSTGDASLPLRCQVVIHALQAGKPVSWEVTLSLESLLQPREGPGRVEPPRPVGKAWDKPLHCLAAHSVIRDNENAAQREAELEQGFTRRFRLKAVQTSKACNVPSLYTCPVPMDSAMQAALPAAPEVWGTAGSASQPRAAAAGSWHHRRSSAGLGQQRDAEGQDETPITAERDETPGSPASISSPTYGWEKQNCLNGPPTSPSTTSMGSQKSTENIAGSRFSLSRRRGPSLALRPQCLSPEGEHSSNHASHDYLPLVQLQQARGPFQLTEIFSEVVQISLDRLCRASPYASHRASLSLTSPGARSSPEARPCHEEGKEPPAAPQPSSPLSRSTCSEVPSTAVWAQADSGHGSESDTGPHSAAPSEAGVSWQDAGPEDLESASWATAVALAWLEHRCAGFFEEWELVAAKADAWLQAQQLPEGVDVGRLKGAARHLFLLLRHWDENIKLNMLCYNPNNV; from the exons ATGCCGGGCCTGTATGCCCTCTCCTCCTGGGAGGCTCTGCCCCTGAAGAGCTCCAGGGTGATGGCTTGTGCCAACGGGTACTCCTTGAGCATCACCGCTCACCTCATGTACACCAACCCCCACAAGGAGCCCGTGGAAG GCATCTTCATCTACCCACTGGAGGAGTCAGAGGTGGTGGCTGGCTTTGAGGCAGTGGCGGGCAGCCGGCGGGTGACATTCCAGGTCCAGAACCGGCACCGGGCGCAGGACTGCTGCCTCCAGTgcggccccagccctggccagccGCGTCGCTGTGCCAGTG gcCATCTTGTCCTGGATGAAGATGCAGAGCACTCCACCTTCATCATCGTTACGGGCACACTGTGTCCAGCAGAGAGCTTGGCCATCAACCTGAGCACGGCACAGGAGCTGCCCACGGGGCCAGATGGGGCCCTgcgcctcctcctcccccccgtTCTCATGCCCCGCGTCCCTGCTGTCCCCGAGAGTGAGCCGGCAAGCTTGTGTGACGACAG CCCCACCAGCTGTTTTGGGGGGCCAGGTGCCCGGAGCCAACCATCCCCGACAGTGCCTGCGGAGAGTATGGATGTCTTTCGGGGACAACCCTGCAACCCCTTCCCTTACGAGTTTGCCTTTGAGCTGCTGGTAAAGGGCCCCTGCTTGCTGGCAG ggctggagagCCCGTCCCATGCCCTGCGAGCCGATGCCGACCCCTgggccagctctgccaccaccaCCTGCGTCACCCTGGCCGAGCCCCACCGCTACGACAGGGACCTGGAGATCATCCTCTACCCCTGCG agccccaccacccccacctgGTGATGGAGGATGGCACCATGACATACCCCGAGTACGAGGCCCACATCCGGAGCCGCCGGGATTACATGCGGATTGCCAGGAAGGATGGCAGTGGCGAGAGACAG GTGGTTTTTGTGCAGAAGCGTTTCCACAAAGACATCTTCCTGAACCCTGTGCTGATGCTGAACTTCTGCCCAGCGGCAGAGGGCAACCCTGGGGACCTGCAGAGTGTCACCCGTGAGATCCTCTTCCTCGTCGACTGCAGCAGCACCATGAGCAGCCCCGACCTTGACAAGGTCAAG GAGGCTTTGGTGGTGGCCCTGAAGAGCCTCCCGTCAGGGACGCTGCTCAACATTGCCGGCTTTGGCACCGATGTCAAACCGCTCTTCCCGTCCAGCCGCCTCTGCAGCAAC GAGACAGTGCGGCGTGCCTGCGAGCATCTcactgggctgcaggcagatgCAGGCAGCATCAACCTGctggcagccctgggctgggcacTGGCGCAGCCCCTCCACCACGGCTACCCCCGCCAGCTCTTTCTCTTCACCAACGCGGTGGCAGGCAACGTGGGCAGGATCCTCCGGCTGGTGCGCAGGCAGGCCAGCACCGTCAG GTGCTTCAGCTTTGGTATGGGCCCACGGGTGTGCCGGCGGCTGCTGAAGGGCATGGCCAAGGTCAGCCGGGGCTGTGCCGAGTTCCTAAGCCCAGCTGAGAGGCTGCAGCCCAAG CTAATCAAGTCCCTGAAGAAGGCGATTGAGCCGGCCATCAGCGACATCACCATCGACTGGTACGTCCCTGACAGCATGGAGGCTTTGCTTTCACCCACCGAGCTCCCAGCCCTCTACCCCGGCGACCGCCTCGTCAGCTACTGCGTCCTCTACAGCATCGCCCGCTTCCGCGACAGGCACCCACCA ggcagggaaggggctcACCGGGGCTTCCGGggctctgccttcccctcccaggAGGAGGTGCCCAGTCCCAGGGAGAGCTGCCAGCCGCCCCAGAGCACCCCAGGATCCGGGGACGCCTCCCTGGAGCTCTCCACCAGGGGCACGGAGGTGTCAGAGCAGA GTGCAGATGCCATTTCGGGGGGAGACATCTGGAAGCGGATTTACCAGCCCTCCTACATCCAGGAGCAGTACATCCTGACACACTGCTCTGTCAGCACCGACCGCAGCCAGGGACTGCTCTCCCACAGCTCCACCAGCAGTGAGTCCACTGGCTCCCACGACGTGGCCCCTGAGGGCGGCTCTTCGGCCCCTGGCGCCGATGCAGTCTCCCAGCAGGGCCAGAAGAGCCTGTCCCTCTGTGAGTCTTCCACCAAATCTGCCCCGCTGCCCTCTGCCCCGGCTGGCACCAAG GTGACGGTGGCCCTGAGCACAGAGGAGCTGGTGCGGCAGAAGAAAGTGCTGGCACAAGCCGCCCTGGCTGGCCGCAGCTTTTCCTCGCCTCATGGGGAGCTGGACACCCACCGCCTGTGCCAGGCCCTGGAGAAGGTGTCACAGAAGAGGAATCGGTCCCTGGAGGGCCGGCTGGATGAGCTGGGATCCCgggcacagcagctgcagcccagcatgGTGGAGTCAA ATAACCTCCTGTCGCCCACCCACCTGGACTGGGACATGTTGGTGGAGCCCTCCTACCTCTTCAGTGCCTCACCAACACCCGAGCTAGGGGAGCCCAGCACGGGTGATGCCAGCTTGCCCCTGCGCTGCCAGGTGGTGATCCATGCACTGCAAGCTGGCAAGCCAGTGTCCTGGGAAGTGACACtctcactggagtcactgctgCAGCCCCGGGAGGGGCCAGGCAGGGTGGAACCCCCGCGGCCAGTGGGCAAGGCTTGGGACAAGCCACTGCACTGTTTGGCAGCACATTCCGTCATCCGGGACAATGAGAATGCGGCACAGCGGGAAGCTGAGCTGGAGCAGG GTTTCACCCGCCGGTTTCGCTTGAAAGCTGTGCAAACCAGCAAAGCCTGCAATGTGCCTTCTCTCTACACCTGCCCAGTGCCCATGGACAGTGCtatgcaggcagccctgcccgcagcccctgAGGTGTGGGGCACAG CTGGCTCGGCCAGCCAGCCacgagctgctgcagcagggagctggcacCACAGGAGATCCTCAGCAGGTCTGGGCCAGCAGCGGGATGCTGAAGGGCAGGATGAGACCCCTATCACTGCAG AACGAGATGAGACCCCCGGCTCTCCGGCCAGCATCTCCTCCCCTACCTATGGCTGGGAAAAGCAGAACTGCTTGAATG GGCCTCCAACCAGCCCCTCCACCACTTCCATGGGCTCTCAGAAATCCACAGAGAACATCGCTGGCTCCAG GTTTAGCCTGAGCAGGCGCCGGGGGCCCAGCCTGGCGCTGCGCCCACAGTGCCTCAGCCCAGAAGGCGAGCACTCCAGCAACCACGCCAGCCATGACTACCTCCCACTG gtgcagctgcagcaagcaCGGGGCCCATTCCAGCTCACCGAGATCTTCTCCGAAGTGGTGCAGATCTCCCTGGACCGCCTGTGCCGGGCCTCCCCCTACGCCTCCCACCGAGCCAGCCTCAGCCTCACATCCCCGGGGGCCAGGAGCAGCCCTGAGGCCAGGCCCTGCCATGAGGAGGGCAAGGagccccccgcagccccacagcccagctCACCCCTATCTCGCAGCACTTGCTCAGAGGTGCCCAGCACAGCCGTGTGGGCACAAGCAGACAGTGGGCACGGCTCAGAGTCCGACACTGGCCCCCACTCAGCCGCCCCCTCTGAGGCTGGTGTGAGCTGGCAGGATGCAGGGCCAGAGGACCTGGAGAGTGCCAGCTGGGCCACAGCGGTGGCCTTGGCCTGGCTGGAACATCGCTGCGCTGGCTTCTTCGAGGAGTGGGAGCTGGTGGCAGCCAAGGCGGACGCATggctgcaggcacagcagctgCCCGAGGGGGTAGATGTGGGCCGTCTCAAAGGGGCGGCCAGGCACTTGTTCCTGCTGCTGCGTCACTGGGATGAGAACATCAAGCTGAACATGCTGTGCTACAACCCCAACAATGTCTGA
- the VWA5B2 gene encoding von Willebrand factor A domain-containing protein 5B2 isoform X1, protein MPGLYALSSWEALPLKSSRVMACANGYSLSITAHLMYTNPHKEPVEGIFIYPLEESEVVAGFEAVAGSRRVTFQVQNRHRAQDCCLQCGPSPGQPRRCASGHLVLDEDAEHSTFIIVTGTLCPAESLAINLSTAQELPTGPDGALRLLLPPVLMPRVPAVPESEPASLCDDRLALCPTSCFGGPGARSQPSPTVPAESMDVFRGQPCNPFPYEFAFELLVKGPCLLAGLESPSHALRADADPWASSATTTCVTLAEPHRYDRDLEIILYPCEPHHPHLVMEDGTMTYPEYEAHIRSRRDYMRIARKDGSGERQVVFVQKRFHKDIFLNPVLMLNFCPAAEGNPGDLQSVTREILFLVDCSSTMSSPDLDKVKEALVVALKSLPSGTLLNIAGFGTDVKPLFPSSRLCSNETVRRACEHLTGLQADAGSINLLAALGWALAQPLHHGYPRQLFLFTNAVAGNVGRILRLVRRQASTVRCFSFGMGPRVCRRLLKGMAKVSRGCAEFLSPAERLQPKLIKSLKKAIEPAISDITIDWYVPDSMEALLSPTELPALYPGDRLVSYCVLYSIARFRDRHPPGREGAHRGFRGSAFPSQEEVPSPRESCQPPQSTPGSGDASLELSTRGTEVSEQSADAISGGDIWKRIYQPSYIQEQYILTHCSVSTDRSQGLLSHSSTSSESTGSHDVAPEGGSSAPGADAVSQQGQKSLSLCESSTKSAPLPSAPAGTKVTVALSTEELVRQKKVLAQAALAGRSFSSPHGELDTHRLCQALEKVSQKRNRSLEGRLDELGSRAQQLQPSMVESNNLLSPTHLDWDMLVEPSYLFSASPTPELGEPSTGDASLPLRCQVVIHALQAGKPVSWEVTLSLESLLQPREGPGRVEPPRPVGKAWDKPLHCLAAHSVIRDNENAAQREAELEQGFTRRFRLKAVQTSKACNVPSLYTCPVPMDSAMQAALPAAPEVWGTAGSASQPRAAAAGSWHHRRSSAGLGQQRDAEGQDETPITAERDETPGSPASISSPTYGWEKQNCLNGPPTSPSTTSMGSQKSTENIAGSRFSLSRRRGPSLALRPQCLSPEGEHSSNHASHDYLPLVQLQQARGPFQLTEIFSEVVQISLDRLCRASPYASHRASLSLTSPGARSSPEARPCHEEGKEPPAAPQPSSPLSRSTCSEVPSTAVWAQADSGHGSESDTGPHSAAPSEAGVSWQDAGPEDLESASWATAVALAWLEHRCAGFFEEWELVAAKADAWLQAQQLPEGVDVGRLKGAARHLFLLLRHWDENIKLNMLCYNPNNV, encoded by the exons ATGCCGGGCCTGTATGCCCTCTCCTCCTGGGAGGCTCTGCCCCTGAAGAGCTCCAGGGTGATGGCTTGTGCCAACGGGTACTCCTTGAGCATCACCGCTCACCTCATGTACACCAACCCCCACAAGGAGCCCGTGGAAG GCATCTTCATCTACCCACTGGAGGAGTCAGAGGTGGTGGCTGGCTTTGAGGCAGTGGCGGGCAGCCGGCGGGTGACATTCCAGGTCCAGAACCGGCACCGGGCGCAGGACTGCTGCCTCCAGTgcggccccagccctggccagccGCGTCGCTGTGCCAGTG gcCATCTTGTCCTGGATGAAGATGCAGAGCACTCCACCTTCATCATCGTTACGGGCACACTGTGTCCAGCAGAGAGCTTGGCCATCAACCTGAGCACGGCACAGGAGCTGCCCACGGGGCCAGATGGGGCCCTgcgcctcctcctcccccccgtTCTCATGCCCCGCGTCCCTGCTGTCCCCGAGAGTGAGCCGGCAAGCTTGTGTGACGACAGGTTGGCCCTATG CCCCACCAGCTGTTTTGGGGGGCCAGGTGCCCGGAGCCAACCATCCCCGACAGTGCCTGCGGAGAGTATGGATGTCTTTCGGGGACAACCCTGCAACCCCTTCCCTTACGAGTTTGCCTTTGAGCTGCTGGTAAAGGGCCCCTGCTTGCTGGCAG ggctggagagCCCGTCCCATGCCCTGCGAGCCGATGCCGACCCCTgggccagctctgccaccaccaCCTGCGTCACCCTGGCCGAGCCCCACCGCTACGACAGGGACCTGGAGATCATCCTCTACCCCTGCG agccccaccacccccacctgGTGATGGAGGATGGCACCATGACATACCCCGAGTACGAGGCCCACATCCGGAGCCGCCGGGATTACATGCGGATTGCCAGGAAGGATGGCAGTGGCGAGAGACAG GTGGTTTTTGTGCAGAAGCGTTTCCACAAAGACATCTTCCTGAACCCTGTGCTGATGCTGAACTTCTGCCCAGCGGCAGAGGGCAACCCTGGGGACCTGCAGAGTGTCACCCGTGAGATCCTCTTCCTCGTCGACTGCAGCAGCACCATGAGCAGCCCCGACCTTGACAAGGTCAAG GAGGCTTTGGTGGTGGCCCTGAAGAGCCTCCCGTCAGGGACGCTGCTCAACATTGCCGGCTTTGGCACCGATGTCAAACCGCTCTTCCCGTCCAGCCGCCTCTGCAGCAAC GAGACAGTGCGGCGTGCCTGCGAGCATCTcactgggctgcaggcagatgCAGGCAGCATCAACCTGctggcagccctgggctgggcacTGGCGCAGCCCCTCCACCACGGCTACCCCCGCCAGCTCTTTCTCTTCACCAACGCGGTGGCAGGCAACGTGGGCAGGATCCTCCGGCTGGTGCGCAGGCAGGCCAGCACCGTCAG GTGCTTCAGCTTTGGTATGGGCCCACGGGTGTGCCGGCGGCTGCTGAAGGGCATGGCCAAGGTCAGCCGGGGCTGTGCCGAGTTCCTAAGCCCAGCTGAGAGGCTGCAGCCCAAG CTAATCAAGTCCCTGAAGAAGGCGATTGAGCCGGCCATCAGCGACATCACCATCGACTGGTACGTCCCTGACAGCATGGAGGCTTTGCTTTCACCCACCGAGCTCCCAGCCCTCTACCCCGGCGACCGCCTCGTCAGCTACTGCGTCCTCTACAGCATCGCCCGCTTCCGCGACAGGCACCCACCA ggcagggaaggggctcACCGGGGCTTCCGGggctctgccttcccctcccaggAGGAGGTGCCCAGTCCCAGGGAGAGCTGCCAGCCGCCCCAGAGCACCCCAGGATCCGGGGACGCCTCCCTGGAGCTCTCCACCAGGGGCACGGAGGTGTCAGAGCAGA GTGCAGATGCCATTTCGGGGGGAGACATCTGGAAGCGGATTTACCAGCCCTCCTACATCCAGGAGCAGTACATCCTGACACACTGCTCTGTCAGCACCGACCGCAGCCAGGGACTGCTCTCCCACAGCTCCACCAGCAGTGAGTCCACTGGCTCCCACGACGTGGCCCCTGAGGGCGGCTCTTCGGCCCCTGGCGCCGATGCAGTCTCCCAGCAGGGCCAGAAGAGCCTGTCCCTCTGTGAGTCTTCCACCAAATCTGCCCCGCTGCCCTCTGCCCCGGCTGGCACCAAG GTGACGGTGGCCCTGAGCACAGAGGAGCTGGTGCGGCAGAAGAAAGTGCTGGCACAAGCCGCCCTGGCTGGCCGCAGCTTTTCCTCGCCTCATGGGGAGCTGGACACCCACCGCCTGTGCCAGGCCCTGGAGAAGGTGTCACAGAAGAGGAATCGGTCCCTGGAGGGCCGGCTGGATGAGCTGGGATCCCgggcacagcagctgcagcccagcatgGTGGAGTCAA ATAACCTCCTGTCGCCCACCCACCTGGACTGGGACATGTTGGTGGAGCCCTCCTACCTCTTCAGTGCCTCACCAACACCCGAGCTAGGGGAGCCCAGCACGGGTGATGCCAGCTTGCCCCTGCGCTGCCAGGTGGTGATCCATGCACTGCAAGCTGGCAAGCCAGTGTCCTGGGAAGTGACACtctcactggagtcactgctgCAGCCCCGGGAGGGGCCAGGCAGGGTGGAACCCCCGCGGCCAGTGGGCAAGGCTTGGGACAAGCCACTGCACTGTTTGGCAGCACATTCCGTCATCCGGGACAATGAGAATGCGGCACAGCGGGAAGCTGAGCTGGAGCAGG GTTTCACCCGCCGGTTTCGCTTGAAAGCTGTGCAAACCAGCAAAGCCTGCAATGTGCCTTCTCTCTACACCTGCCCAGTGCCCATGGACAGTGCtatgcaggcagccctgcccgcagcccctgAGGTGTGGGGCACAG CTGGCTCGGCCAGCCAGCCacgagctgctgcagcagggagctggcacCACAGGAGATCCTCAGCAGGTCTGGGCCAGCAGCGGGATGCTGAAGGGCAGGATGAGACCCCTATCACTGCAG AACGAGATGAGACCCCCGGCTCTCCGGCCAGCATCTCCTCCCCTACCTATGGCTGGGAAAAGCAGAACTGCTTGAATG GGCCTCCAACCAGCCCCTCCACCACTTCCATGGGCTCTCAGAAATCCACAGAGAACATCGCTGGCTCCAG GTTTAGCCTGAGCAGGCGCCGGGGGCCCAGCCTGGCGCTGCGCCCACAGTGCCTCAGCCCAGAAGGCGAGCACTCCAGCAACCACGCCAGCCATGACTACCTCCCACTG gtgcagctgcagcaagcaCGGGGCCCATTCCAGCTCACCGAGATCTTCTCCGAAGTGGTGCAGATCTCCCTGGACCGCCTGTGCCGGGCCTCCCCCTACGCCTCCCACCGAGCCAGCCTCAGCCTCACATCCCCGGGGGCCAGGAGCAGCCCTGAGGCCAGGCCCTGCCATGAGGAGGGCAAGGagccccccgcagccccacagcccagctCACCCCTATCTCGCAGCACTTGCTCAGAGGTGCCCAGCACAGCCGTGTGGGCACAAGCAGACAGTGGGCACGGCTCAGAGTCCGACACTGGCCCCCACTCAGCCGCCCCCTCTGAGGCTGGTGTGAGCTGGCAGGATGCAGGGCCAGAGGACCTGGAGAGTGCCAGCTGGGCCACAGCGGTGGCCTTGGCCTGGCTGGAACATCGCTGCGCTGGCTTCTTCGAGGAGTGGGAGCTGGTGGCAGCCAAGGCGGACGCATggctgcaggcacagcagctgCCCGAGGGGGTAGATGTGGGCCGTCTCAAAGGGGCGGCCAGGCACTTGTTCCTGCTGCTGCGTCACTGGGATGAGAACATCAAGCTGAACATGCTGTGCTACAACCCCAACAATGTCTGA
- the LOC142059880 gene encoding uncharacterized protein LOC142059880: MGRPRKESTGTSSPRLATAASKTTPAAPPPSTLATRAKAAATGSRSRSTPVAGAAGPSQGRGVKPASSQPRPPASPRAPGDAGDQHRASTRSCSTTQKKPPVAKGAAGPARPDPHPQKQQPGADPSGAWGRFLPALESQDIMWVEEETRGQWSNPKWYKWRENRITASVAPRIAKSKFANGKTDEVPQSYLKAVVSSGPRVQTPAMSWGVRNEKAAVQVYEQLKSQAVGKPVRVEDCGLFIHREKKWIAASPDGIIKEAATGKPLGLLEVKCPYKHRNRTVREACKDKDFCLEVDGDSYALKKDHAYFTQVQCQLAAAGFQRADFVVHTTKETAVVPVEFDDKFWGQTVPKLEKFYTEAVIPHLEKKAGRSIWAKEE; the protein is encoded by the coding sequence ATGGGGAGACCTAGGAAGGAGTCCACTGGCACATCATCCCCTCGTCTGGCCACAGCTGCCTCCAAAACCACCCCTGCTGCGCCACCACCTTCCACCTTGGCCACGCGGGCCAAAGCAGCGGCCACAGGCAGCCGATCCAGGAGCACTCCAGTTGCTGGAGCTGCCGGCCCCAGCCAGGGACGGGGGGTAAAGCCAGCCTCCTCTCAGCCGAGACCTCCAGCATCCCCCAGAGCCCCAGGAGATGCTGGGGACCAGCACAGAGCATCCACCAGGAGCTGCTCTACAACCCAGAAGAAGCCACCTGTTGCCAAAGGAGCTGCGGGTCCAGCCAGACCTGACCCACatccacagaagcagcagcctggagctgACCCAAGCGGGGCCTGGGGCAGGttcctgcctgccctggagAGCCAGGACATCATgtgggtggaggaggagacCCGGGGCCAGTGGAGCAACCCGAAGTGGTACAAATGGCGGGAGAACCGTATCACTGCCTCCGTGGCCCCCAGGATCGCCAAAAGCAAGTTTGCCAATGGCAAGACGGATGAGGTGCCCCAGTCCTACCTGAAAGCAGTGGTGAGCTCTGGCCCCAGGGTGCAGACGCCGGCCATGTCCTGGGGGGTCCGCAATGAGAAGGCAGCTGTGCAGGTCTACGAGCAGCTGAAGTCGCAGGCAGTGGGCAAGCCGGTGCGGGTGGAGGACTGCGGCCTCTTCATTCACCGGGAGAAGAAGTGGATCGCTGCCAGTCCAGATGGCATCATCAAGGAGGCGGCCACAGGGAAGCCCCTAGGGCTGCTGGAGGTGAAGTGTCCCTACAAGCACAGGAACAGGACGGTACGTGAGGCCTGCAAGGACAAGGACTTCTGCCTGGAGGTGGATGGGGATTCCTATGCCCTGAAGAAGGATCATGCCTACTTCACCCAAGTCCAGTGCCAGCTGGCGGCTGCTGGCTTCCAGCGGGCTGACTTTGTGGTGCACACCACTAAGGAGACAGCTGTGGTCCCTGTGGAGTTTGATGACAAGTTTTGGGGGCAGACGGTGCCCAAGCTGGAGAAGTTTTACACTGAGGCGGTGATTCCTCACCTGGAGAAGAAGGCAGGcaggtccatctgggccaagGAGGAGTAG